TAAGTTCAAATGAGACTGCCTAGGGGAGTTGAGCAAATCTCTGTGCAACTCACACTGCGAGCAGAGGAGGCGACCTGGCCTCCCTCCTGAGAGAAACAGGTCGTCCTGATCATGAACATCCCCAGCTCCTGATTGGTTGGAGACTCAGGCATCTCCAGGGTCAAAGAGATCTGATAGGCCTGGCCAAACGACAGCACCTGAATAAACAATTAGAAGAGGACACCTTCTACTAGTAGTACAAACACaggaaattaaacacacacacacacacacacacacacacacacacacacacacacacacacacacacacaaacacacacactcatacatacatGTTTCTTGTTCTTCATCAGAGAGATGTTGGCCACTGGATAAGCACAcagaaaagaggtgggagattCACAGTCTGACCTAAACAAAAAAAGGTTAATAAGTAAGTAACACTAAGACATAAACCATAGCATAAAACACACAGTATTTGCAGTGTGGCCCTCAGcacttcacatacacacctgTAGTAATAGTGCACAGGTGTGGAAAAAGACGCCAAGGGCATGTACGAGTAGTAGAAGCTCCCGTATAAAAAGGCAGCGAGGCACAGGAGCAGCGAGATgacaaagaacacaacaaagCTCTGTATGACTCTCTGTTGGGCACTTGACATTATCAGGGTGACAGCATCCCGCAGCCTCAGGAGAGCCCGACCAATGGGGACTGACAGTTCCCCTGTACGCGAGTGACTTTCCTGATCCATTAATATCTGAAAATCcaagagaggatgaagaaaatgaaagtgaaaaaaacagattcaagATAGCTGCAGAACAAGGCATACAAAATACCCAGAAAGGTCAATGAACTATGTCATAGGCATGTTATACAAGGGAAATGTACGGATGGATTAAAAGAAGCATACTGGCTTCACTGAGACTGAATGTGTTATTTGATTTGATCCCTATTTTACTGAAAAAAGAGACATGGTAATTGTACATGGTTGGATATGGATGGATATTTTCATGTACTGAAGTTGAAAACACAGGTCAGTACATTCATTACACTGGTGAGAGAAAAACCACCGAGTCCAATCTCCATCACAAGCAGAGGCCTCGCACATCATATGACTCAGAACTGTGTCAATGGTTGACTGCAACTTTCACTTTAATACATGCAACAATCAAGCTGTTTGTATCTTTGATATAAACTGTAGCAGATGCTGGAGGAGGAAACGCTTCACTAaacatcaaatataaatgtaagctgattattttcttgtttcagaTAATTAAAGTTGTAATCATATCTATTTATTGAACACAAATATAAGTATAGAGTTAATTCACGTAGCAGCTTTCTATACAAATTGAAAAATTAAGATTTGAAGGCAAACAGCTTGTTTTGATGAGTTAGAAAACATTAGGGCAGAAGAATAAGGTTAGAAATCTTATGGGGTGAGAAGagtgtgacaaaaacaaatcggaaaatattaaaatattcgGTAAGATCAGAgcctgcattaaaaaaaacattttacatggAAAAAGTTAAGATTAGTTAGATATTTATCTATAAGAGAGATTTAAACTAGGATAAGGAGCTTGTCAGACACATCTCGGGGAGATTTTTTGATAGTGTGGGCCTGAACAGAAAAAGGGATTTGGGATTGAGAAATAACTAACAAGGCCTTTTGCTGAAGGTCTAGAACAGGCCTTCAAGATCAACAAGAAAATCTGAGAATAAATTCTGGAATTTACAAGGAGAATGTAGAAAATGGGAATAATGTGATCTCTAATAATGGTTTTAGTGTGAAGCCTGGCTGCTGCGTTTAGGAGAAGCTGCATGTATCCAAACTCACTCACACGCATATCTTGCCATCCATCATTGTCAGAATCGTGTTTATCGCCAAGTAGGTTTACGACACACAAGGAATTTGCTTTGGTGTAACAAAAGTAAGAGGCGAGCACTGTAACTtcagggagagaaaaataaagacaggaaCCTAAAACACACGAACAATAATTAAAGAAgctatatgaatatataaaaatgaaagtaCGAATGTAAAACAATCTGTACTATATGAAAGTATGTGCAATATAGCTAGagtatatagaatatatataaacatgccTGCAACAGTCATTTGACTTtagcatgcaaaaaaaaaaaatcctcaccTCTGCTTTCAGTTGGCCTCCAAACTGTGAGGGACGACTTCTCCTTGTGTTGGTCCACAGCATGACACTGTCCCCTGAAGAGTTGTGAGCACAGAAACACTAACTTGGCTTTGGCTCTGTAAGAAGCTCTCATTGGACGACAGGGTTGAGTCCATCCCACATCCTGCATCAGTAAAATCACCTCTCACCGACAGGGGGCGGCAGCTCCTGGTCGAAGAGACCCGGTAAAACATCATCGAGcgttgaagaagaagaaacttcCGCCGTCACACAGAGACTGGCGCTAaaggaaaaagtaaaagaaggTGAAGTCTCGCTGATCGTTTAAAGACATTCTAAACAGCAGGTTTGTTTCTTAATGTTTCATCGTTAAAACACTTTAGAGTCTGTGGTGGAGGAGACGTGCTGTTTATTTTAGCGGAAGTGTTCAGTGTTTGTGGTCAttgacagaaacagacacaaatgATTCCTCTCGAAATAACATTCATTTGACCAACGttaaataaagttgttgttGTGCAGTTTCCACAACTTCATTAGGTATTAATACGTcttcaaatattaaaatcaaatgtctGAATACTTATTTATCTAAACTGTGCATGCTCTGTTCGTCATActacaaaacagagaaaagcagttTATCCGAAACAGATGCCGATTATTTATTGGTGAACTAACTTGATGAATCGTCTATTTGCTGGAGTTCTTTATATCACATGGACACAGAAGGGAAATCAATCTATCAAACTGTTAAgtgcaattcaaagtgctttgtGTGCTGACGAGCGAAGACGGTACAAATGTAATTACTAAAGCAATAAAATACTAATGTtgacaagaaataaaatgtagcaATGAAATCagtaaaacagatttaaaaattaCATAAAATCCAGTGACAAGTAAAATCGATAAAAGAGGACAGaaccattttaaatgtgaagtaaagTAAAGCAGGCGACCTGCTTTTATAATCATAGTGAAGGTTGCTCCGGCTGAACACTCGGTGTCAGTAAAATAGTAGAGTGAAGATGAATTGTTATGTTTGTCCTCTCCTGTCTTCTGGTTGCAGGATGTCCTGTAACACCAGTGTGACCCGTGTCCATGTGTCGTCAGTGGACCAGGCACAGAGAGCTCCAGTCCATCTCCTGCCCTGTGAGATCGAACACAACGGGCCGGCCCAGGTCTCA
This window of the Paralichthys olivaceus isolate ysfri-2021 chromosome 9, ASM2471397v2, whole genome shotgun sequence genome carries:
- the LOC109642822 gene encoding seipin-like isoform X2: MLWTNTRRSRPSQFGGQLKAEILMDQESHSRTGELSVPIGRALLRLRDAVTLIMSSAQQRVIQSFVVFFVISLLLCLAAFLYGSFYYSYMPLASFSTPVHYYYRSDCESPTSFLCAYPVANISLMKNKKHVLSFGQAYQISLTLEMPESPTNQELGMFMIRTTCFSQEGGQVASSARSAKQLLSASSTRFSMLRYRSELLRTLGTLLFFPAFLTGATEQKQVLEVELFSDYTDDPYAPSVTAVIEILSTKVQIYSSELYVHAHFNGIRYLLFYFPVISALVGVSSNFIFLSILFVFSYVRLLMRVEWKVEQARGQEQQPTLRTDGPESEREKNNNQQEDEKDVAAGTKK